In Bordetella genomosp. 11, the sequence CCGGCGGCACGCGCAAGACCGTTGCCCGGGGCATCGAACTGGTGGAATGGATGCTGGAAGAGGCCAACCGGGTCCGGCGCACGCCGGTTCCCGCCAGCCACATCACGGTGGGCCTGCAATGCGGCGGCTCCGACGGTTATTCCGGCATCAGCGCCAATCCGGCGCTGGGCGCCGCCGTCGACCTGCTCGTGCGGCACGGCGGTACGGCCATCCTGTCCGAAACGCCCGAGATCTATGGCGGCGAGCACCTGCTTACCCGCCGCGCCGTATCGCCCGCCGTGGCGGACAAGCTGCTGGCGCGCCTGCGCTGGTGGGAAGACTACTGCCGCCGCAACGATGCCGAGATGGACAACAACCCGTCGGCCGGCAACAAGGCCGGCGGCCTGACGACCATCCTGGAAAAATCGCTGGGCGCCATCGCCAAGAGCGGTACCACCAACCTGGTCGACGTCTATGAATACGCCGAACCCGTTACCGCGCGGGGTCTGGTCTTCATGGATACGCCGGGCTACGACCCGGTGTCGGCGACCGGGCAGGTGGCCGGCGGGGCCAACCTGATCTGCTTCACCACCGGCCGGGGCTCGGCCTACGGCTGCGCACCCGCGCCATCGCTGAAGCTGTCCACCAACACGGCCTTGTGGGAACGCCAGGAAGACGACATCGATATCGATTGCGGTGCCATCGTGGAAGGCCGCGCCACCGTGGAGGAAATGGGGGAACGGATCTTCAGGCTGATGCTGGCCACCGCCTCCGGCCGCATCACCAAGAGCGAGGCGCATGGCTACGGGCAGAACGAATTCGTCCCGTGGCAACTGGGCGCGGTGATGTAGCGCCGGGCAAAGGCCCGTCCTTCGCGCGCGCCCGGGGGAGGGCCGCGCGCGCCATACCTGGAATCCGTTTCATGAAAATCACATCCGCCCGCGTCATCGTTTGCAGCCCAGGCCGCAATTTCGTGACGCTGAAGATCGAAACCGATGCGGGGCTGACCGGCATCGGCGATGCCACCCTGAACGGCCGCGAATTGTCCGTCGCCAGCTATCTGACCGATCACGTCATTCCCTGCCTGATCGGGCGCGATGCCCACCAGATCGAAGACATCTGGCAGTTCCTGTACCGCGGCGCCTACTGGCGGAAGGGGCCCGTCACCATGACGGCCATCGCCGCGGTCGACACCGCGTTGTGGGACATCAAGGCCAAGGCCGCCAACCTGCCCCTGTACCAGCTGCTGGGCGGCAAGAGCCGCGAGGGCGTGATGGTCTATGGCCATGCCAACGGCCGCGACATCGAAGAAACCGCCGACGAAGTGCTGCGCTATCGCGACATGGGTTACCGGGCCATCCGCGCCCAAAGCGGCGTGCCTGGCCTGCAATCGGTCTACGGCGTGGGCCGCGGCCGCATGTTCTACGAGCCCGCGGACGCCTCGCTGCCCTCGGAGCACGACTGGTCCACGGAAAAATACCTGGACCACACGCCCAGGCTGTTCGAGAAGATCCGCGATGCCGCCGGTTGGGATGTGCACCTGCTGCACGACGTTCACCATCGCCTGACGCCGATCGAAGCGGCGCGGCTGGGCAAATCCCTGGAGCCCTATCGGCTGTTCTGGATCGAGGACCCGACGCCGGCCGAGAACCAGGAGGCCTTCCGCCTGATCCGCCAGCATACCGTCACGCCGCTGGCCGTCGGCGAGATCTTCAACACGGTGTGGGACTGCAAGGACCTGATCCAGAACCAGTTGATCGACTATATCCGTGCCACGGTGGTGCACGCCGGCGGCATCACGCATTTGCGGCGCATCGCCGATCTGGCCGCGCTGTACCAGGTGCGTACCGGCTGCCACGGCGCCACGGATCTGTCGCCGGTCTGCATGGGGGCGGCGTTGCACTTCGATATCGCGATACCGAACTTCGGCGTGCAGGAATACATGCGCCACACCGAAGAAACGGATGCCGTGTTCCCGCACGCCTATCGTTTCGAGGATGGCATGATGGTGCCCGGCGACGTGCCGGGGCATGGCGTGGACATCGACGAAAAGCTGGCGGGCAAGTATCCCTACCAGCGCGCCTATCTGCCGGTGAACCGGCTTGCTCACGACGGAACATTATGGAACTGGTAGGACGCTCCATGCGCCATTGCAATGCCGACGCGCTTATCGAATGGGGCACGGCCTGCCTGCGCGCGCACGACGTGACCGACGACGATGCGCGGCTGGTCGCGCGCAGCCTGGTGCAGACCAGCCTGTGGGGCATCGATTCCCACGGCATCGCGCGCCTGCCGCATTACCTGAACCGCCTGGCGCACGGGTCCATCCTGGCGCGCCCGGCCATTGTCGTCAGCCGCAGCGGGCCGGCGACCGCCCAGGTGCAGGGCGGACAGGGGCTGGGCATTGTCGTGTCGTACCGGGCCAATCGGCTGGCCATGGAGATCGCGGCGGAATGCGGCGTGGGCGCGGTAGGCGTATCCGACTCCTCGCATTGCGGCGCCATCGGACTGTACACGCGCGAGCCCGCGCGTGCCGGCATGATAGGCATCGGCTTCACGCATTCCGATTCGATCGCCGCGCCGTTCGGCGGCCACGTGCCTTTCCTCGGCACGAATCCCATCTCCATCGCCTTTCCACGCGCGGGGGGCGAGCCCGTCTGCCTGGACATGGCCACGACCTCCATTCCCTGGAATCGCGTCATGAACGCGCGCCGCGAGGACGCGGAGCTGCCCGAAGGCGTGGCGCTGGACGAGCAGGGCCTGGACGCCCGCGATCCCCACGCCGCGCGCGCCCTGCGTCCCCTGGGCGGACCGTCGTACGGGCATAAGGGCTACGCCCTGGCGCTGATGATCGAATTGCTGTGCGGTCCCTTGAACGGAAATCCCCACGGTCCGCATATCTCGCCGATGTATGAAAAGCTGGAGTTGCCGCGCCGCCTGGGCGCCTTCTTCATCGTCATCGATCCCGCGCGCTTTCCCGGCGGCGCGACGCTGGCCGCCACCATCGAGCATATGGCGCGCGAGCTGGCCGAACAGCCCGGCCAGCCGCGCATGCCGGGCGATCCTGAACTGGACGCCGCCGTGCACCGCGCGGCGCAGGGCATCCCGATCGAACCGGGCTTGTGGAGCGAGATGAGCGCCTGGAGCGAGCGCCTGCGCGTGCCCCTGCCGGCGGCGCGGGATACGCGGTAGGGTCCGACCCGCCTGGCAGGGTCGTATCGCTACGTCCGGCATGGGCAGGCGCCGGATATGGGCATCGCCACCTGGCCCATTCGTGACGGGCGGGGCACGGCAACGCGGGCGGACTAGTTGCGCTGGCGCGGCAGGACCAACAGCGCGCGGCGCAGTTGGTCGATCTGCGCCGCCGTTTCGCGCATGACCCAATCCGGTCCCTGCATGGCCGGCGGCAGGACCGCGACCGGCGCGGCCTGCTCCCCGGCATGGCCCGCCGTCCCGCCATCGGCGGGATCGTCCGCGCCCGTGCTGGTGGCCGGTGCGTTGGCCACGGCGGGCGTCCGCCGGGCGGGGACCGTATCCAGCACCGACGTATCGCCGGCGCGCAGCGCCCGTGCGATGGCCAGCAATCCCATCCGCATCTCCTGCCCGATATCGCCGCGGAATGCGCGCGCCAGGGCCAACTGCACTTCGCGCGGCTCTTGCAGCCGCGCGCTGGATATCACCTCCAGCGAGGCCATGATGGCGCGTTGATGATGCTGGATCTCTTCCATCCGCGCCGACGACAGCCGCATTTCCTTGGCGGCCGATGGCATCAGGCCACGCAGCGCGATCGAGCGCTTGCCCAGGTCGGCGAACACGGCGCTGCGGGCTTCAGGCGTCAGCGGTTTGTCGGTTTGCAGCCGGCGGATCACGCGCTGCATGCGGCGCAGGTTCAACGCCAGTTCATAGCGCCATGCGTAGCTGCCGTTCAGCGGCAGCGCGAACGAAAAGACCAGCGCGACGGCGATACCGATACACACCTGCAGGGTTCGCCACAAGCCCATGGTCATGGAATCGTCGCCCTCGCCGGCAACGATCATCATCGTGATGGCGGTCAACAGGGCGATATAACCGCCGCTTCCGATCGCATAGTAGGCGCACAGGCCGGCGATCAACGACATGGCACCGATGGTCGCCGCCGGCGATCCGCCGTACTGGTCGAGCAGGATCAGCAGCAGGCCGGCGGCGGCGCCCAGCAGGGTGCCCATCCCGCGCTCCATCGCCTTTCTGCGGATGTTGCCCTGATGCTGGATGCCGCCGATGACGGTCAACAGCGAAACGCTGGCCCATACGCTGTGCGGCAGGTCCAGGCCGCGCGACAGCGCCAGCGTTGCCAGCAGCGCCAGCGCTACCCGTATGCCATGCAGCGCGCGGGCGTGGCGATAGCGCTGGTAAGGCGAACCCAGGGTGCGCACGGCCACGGCCATGCGGCGCAGCGGCTCCAGCAAATGGAAAACGGCATAAGACAGCATTGAACGGCGCGGCGCGGCGGCGGGCGGTTCCGTATCCATCGATCGGTGGCTCCAGCGGGAGGTGCGCCCGGGCTAGGGCGCGGGCTGTTCGGTTTTCTCCTCGCGGCTCATGTATAGCGCGTATTGGCGCGTGAAGACCGCGCCGAAGAAGAAAATCTGGGCGGAATAATAAATCCACAGCAGCAGCGCCACCACCGAGCCGGCCGCGCCATAGGCCGAGGCCACGGCGCCACGGCCCAGGTACAGGCCGATACCCCATTTCCCCAGCAGGAACAGCGCGGCCGTGACGATCGCGCCCGGCACGACGTGCTTCCAGGGGATCACCGCATTGGGCAGCAGCTTGTAGATGACCGCGAACAGCGCGGCGACCACCGCGAAGGAAAACACGCCGGACAGTACCTCGGCCACCATCGCGAACGCGGAGTTGGTCCACAGTTCGCCGTAGTAGTCGTGCGCCGCGCTCAGGGCGGCATTCACGGTTAGCGATATCAGCAGGAACAGGGCCAGCACCAGCACCAGTCCGAAAGACAGCAGGCGGCTGCGCACCATGCCGTGCACGCCGCTGCGCCCCTGGCCCCGCACTTCCCATAGTTCGTCCAGGCTTTGCTTCAACTCCGCGAAGGCGGTGGTGGCGCTGAATATGAGTACGCCGATGGACATGACCGTCGCGACCAGGCCGCTGCCCGATTCGTGCGCGCTGGCCAGTACGATCTGGATCACCTCCGCGCCGCGATCGCCCATCAGGTCGCGCAGCTGGCCGACCAGTTCGGAGCGCACGGCCTGTTCGCCGAAGAACGCGCCGGCCACCGCGATCACCAGGATCAACATGGGCGCCAACGAAAAAATCGTGTAAAGCGCCAGGGCCGCGCCCTTGCTTGACGCGCGGTGCTCCGACCACTGCTGGCCGGATGCGACGATCAGGCGTACCAGCACCGAAGGCGTGGTGCGTAGACGCGATAGATAGGACATAAGCGAACTCGCCATCTTCAACGTTGAAAAGCCCTGGTACCGGCCACGCATGCCCCCGCGTGGGCCGAAGACCAGCAATCGTTGTTCCCGCGCTCTACCCGGATCGGGCGGCCGACGGGGCACCCCGACCTTACCAGTTGCGCCGTGGCGGCGCCAATGGCGCCCCGCGCGCCGGCGCGCTAGGGGATTACCCGTCTTGTCGGCATCCACCAGTGTCCATAATATTGGCGCCAATTTAGGCAGCATGTCGTGCGGCACGCGCCGCGCCGTACGACGCTTCTTTTCCATCGAGCGCTCCATGCCCCAAGACTCTTCCACCGCCGACAGCGCCAGCCTGGCGCGGGCCCTGTACGACCTCGGCCCCGGCATCATCTACGCGTCGCGCAGCGACCCCCGGTTCTCCTACTGCACCTACGTCCCGCCGCACATCGGGCAGGCGCGGCGGCCGATGCAACTGGTCGTCATCGTGCACGGCACGGGTCGCGCCTTCGTCGAGTACCGCGATGCCTTCGCGGAATTCGCCCGCTGGAACGATTGCGTGGTCCTGTGCCCGCTGTTCCCGGCCGGCGTGCTGGGCGACGGCAACCGCGACGGCTTCAAGCATTTGCGCGAAGGCGACATCCGCTACGACGACGTGCTGCTGGATATGGTGGACGAGGTCGCCGGCAAGTTCGGCTGCGATTTCAGCCGCTTCATGCTGTTCGGCTATTCGGGCGGCGGCCAGTTCGTCAATCGGTTCGCGGTGCTGCATCCGGAACGGCTGCGCGCCGTGTCCATCGGCGCGCCCGGTTCCGTCACATTGCTGGACGCGGACAAGGACTGGTGGGTGGGCACGCGCGACATGGCGGCCCGCTTCGGCAAATCCCTGGACCTGGACGCGTTGCGGCGCGTCGCGGTGCACATGGTGGTCGGCAAGGCCGATCTCGAAACCTGGGAGATCACGCACCCGCCGGGCGGCAAGTACTACATGCCCGGCTGCAACGACGCCGGCCGCACGCGCCCCGAGCGCCTGGCCACCTTGCGGCGATCCTTCGAGACCGCCGGCGTGGCGGTGGAGATGGATGTGGTGGACAACGTCCCGCACGATGGCCTGAAAGTCGTCGGCATCGTCCAGGACTTCTTCGCCAAGGTGCTGCGGCAGGACCGCGGCGAGTCTTAAGCGGACGATGCCGGCAAGATGAACCCGCGTCAAGCAGCCCGGTCCCCGCGCGGGCCGGCGTTAACCGGCCCCCGTGGCCAAGGACGAAAGCCATGCTGCGTTTCGCGCTGACCCGTATCGTCATGACGCTGCCCACGCTGCTGATCGTCGCGGTCGCGGTGTTCGTCATGATCCGGCTGATTCCCGGGGACCCCGCGCAGTTGATGCTGGGCGACCTGGCCGATCCCGCCAGCCTGGCGGATTTGCGCGCGCGCCTGGGGCTGGACCAGACCTGGCCCGTGCAGTTCGGCATCTGGTTCCGCAATATGCTGCATGGCGACCTCGGCGTGTCCATCACCACCGGCCAACAGGTGCTGGGCCTGGTATGGGATCGCTTCCTGGTCAGCGCCCAGGTGGTCCTGGCGGCCGTCCTCCTGGCCAGCGTCGTGGCGGTGCCGGCCGGCATGATCGCCGCCTGGAAGCAGAACGCCTTGCCCGATGTGATGCTGGTCGGCGGCGCGACGCTGCTGGTGTCCATACCCACGTTCTGGGGCGGTTTGCTGCTTTTGCTGTTCTTCGGGGTCAAGCTGCAATGGCTGCCGGTCGTCGGCTACGTGTCGGTGGCCAGCGACTGGCGGGCGGGCCTGCTGTACCTGGCCATGCCGGTGCTTACGCTGTTCCTGCACGAGATCGGCGTCATCATGCGCATGGCGCGCGCCAGTACGCTGGAGGTCCTGCGCCTGGACTACATTACCCATGCGCGCGCCAAGGGCCTGTCCGAACGCACGGTCCTGATGCGCCATGCCTTCAAGAACGCCTTCGGCCCCACCTGGACCCTGATCGGCCTGGTGCTGGGCAATCTGCTGGGCGGCATCGCCGTGGTGGAGACCGTCTTCACCATACCGGGCCTGGGCCGGCTGCTGGTGGACTCCATCTTCGGGCGCGACTACCCGGTGATCCAGGGCTGCCTGCTGTTCGTGGCCGTCATCTACGTGGTCGTCAACCTCGTCGTCGACCTGTGCTATCCCATTTTCGATCCCAGGGTGACCGTCGAATGAAAAAACGCATGGCAGCCAATGCGCTGGTGGGCGGCATCCTGGTCGGCGCGATCGTCGTCGCCGCCATCGTCGGCGTCGCATGGACGCCCCACGATCCGCTCAAGATCAACTTCCTCGCGCGGCTGCGCGCGCCGGGCGGCGCCTTTCTGCTGGGCACCGACGAATTCGGCCGTGACGAGCTATCGCGGCTGATGGCCGGCGCATCGGCCAGCGTGTGGATCAGCCTGCTGACGGTCACCTTCGCGCTGTTCGCGGGCACCTGCGTAGGCGTGCTGACCGGCTTCGTGCGCGGCTGGACGGACCGCATCGTCATGGCGTTCAACAATGCGCTGCTGGCTTTCCCCGGCTTGCTGCTGGCGCTGGGCCTGCTGGCCGTGGTGGGCGCCAACAAGTACGGCATCATCCTGGCGCTCGGCCTGGCCTACACGCCCTCGGTGGCGCGCATCGTGCGCGGCACCGTACTGTCGCTGCGCGAAAAGGAATTCATCGAAGCGTCGCGCGTGCTGGGGAATTCCGAGCTCTACACCATGGGCCGCCACGTGCTGCCCAATTGCGTGGCGCCCCTGACGGTGCTGGCCACGTCGATGTTCGGCTGGGTGGTGCTGGCCGAAAGCGCGCTGTCCTTCCTGGGCTTGGGCGTTCCGCCGCCCGCGCCGACCTGGGGCAATATGCTGTCGGCGGCGCGGCCCTTCCTGTCCCAGGCGCCTTACCTTTCCATCCTGCCGGGCCTGTGCATCGCGCTGACGCTGCTGGGCATCAACCTGCTGGGCGATGCCGTTCGCGATCGCCTCGATCCCCGCATGCGAGGCATGCAATGAGCGGCGCCCCGCAATCCCTGGTCAGCGTGCAAGGCCTGACCCTGGCCGTCGGGCATGGCGGGCGTGAGATCGTACGCGACGTCTCCTTCGACATCGCCCCTGGCGAGATGGTCGGTATCGTCGGCGAATCGGGCAGTGGCAAAACGCAGGCGGCGCGCGCCATCCTGGGCTTGACCCCGCCACCGCTGGTGCGAGTCGGCGGCCGCATTCTGGTCGAAGGCACGGATATCACGCGCGCCACGCCGGCGGTGCTGCGACGCCTGCGCGGGGCGCGCATCGGCATGGTGTTCCAGGAACCCATGACCTCGCTCAATCCCTCGATGACGATAGGGCGCCAGCTGGAAGAAGGGCTGGCACTGCATCGGCGCGACCTGGGCGCGGGCGAGCGCCGCAAGCGCATCCTGGATATGCTGGCGCGCGTGGGCCTGCGCGATCCCGAAGGCGCGCTCACCGCCTGGCCGCACGAGTTCTCCGGCGGGATGCGCCAACGCATGATGCTGGCCTCCGTGATGCTGCTGGCGCCGGCGCTGCTGGTGGCCGACGAGCCCACCACCGCGCTGGACGCGGTTGTGCAGCGCGACGTGCTGGAACTGATGGTGGGACTGACCCGCGAGCACGGCACCGCGGTGCTCATGATCAGCCACGACCTGCCCATGGTCGCGCGCTATACGGAACGCGTCATCGTCATGTCGCAGGGCGAGGTCGTCGAAAGCGGCGCGACCGCGGATCTGCTGGCCCGGCCGCGACATCCCTACACCCGCAAGCTGCTCCAGGCGATGCCGCGCCGCATGCCGGCGCGCCTGCCCACGCGCGAGGCGCCCGTCGTCGAGGTACGCCAACTGGTGGTCGATTACGCCGGCCGCCGGCGCATGTTCTCACGCACGGCCAGCAAGCGCGCCCTGCACGGTATCTCGCTGGCCGTGCATCCGCGCGAAGTCGTCGCCGTGGTCGGCGGCTCGGGCTCGGGCAAGACCACCTTGGGCCGCGCCATCGCCGGCCTGGTTACGCCGGCCGAAGGGCAGATCCTCTTCCGCGGCCAGCCCGTCGCGCGCAGCCACGCCGCCTGGAACGACTACCGCCTGAATTGCCAGATGGTGTTCCAGGATCCTTATTCGTCGCTGGATCCGCGCATGACCGTGGCCCAGCTGGTGGGCGAGGCGCTACGGCTGGTACCCGGCCTGGCCGCCGCCGACAAGGAGCGCCGGGTGCGCGAAGTGCTGGACGAGGTGGGCTTGTCCGCTGAGCATGGGGCCCGCTATCCGCACGAGCTTTCCGGCGGGCAGCGCCAGCGGGTCGCCATCGCCCGCGCCGTCGTGCGCCGCCCGTCCTTCGTGATCGCGGACGAACCCGTATCGGCCCTGGACGTCACGGTGCGGGCGCAGATCCTCGATCTGTTCGCCGAACTGCAGCGCAAGCACGGCTTCAGCTGCCTGTTCATCAGCCATGATCTGGGCGTGGTCGAACAGGTGGCCGACCGCGTGATCGTCATGCAGGAGGGCAACATCGTCGAGCAGGGCACGCGCGACCAGATCTTCGACGCCCCGCGCGAGGATTACACGCGGCGGCTGTTGGCCGCGATCCCCATGCTGGTGTCGACCGAAAGCGGCGGCGTGCGCCTGAAATGGCGCTTCGCCGAAACGCCGGAGGCCACCGCGGCGGCGTGATTGTCCGTAAAATCTGCCTGACCCAATTACGGAACTTCATCATGCCGAAGACGGCAGCTTCCACCGGCCCGACGTCATTGGCCGATCAACTGGCTCGCGATATCCAGTCCGGCGTGTTCGGCACGGGGGCGTGGCTCAAGCAGATCGATCTGCAGGAACGCTACGGCGCCAAGCGGCTGGACGTGCGCCGCGCGCTGGACCACCTGACCCAGAAGCGCGTCATCGAGCATGTGCCCAATCGCGGCTACCACGTCCACGCCATCGATGAAGCGCGCCAGAACCACATCCGCGACATCCGCGCCTTGCTGGAAGTCGGCGCCGCCGCCGACCTGATGCCCCAGGTCACCGATGCCAAGGTCGCGCAGCTGCGCGCCATGGCCGAACGCTTCGAGCAACTGGTGCTGACCGGCACGCTGCTGCAGCAGTACGAGGTCAACCTGCAGTTCCACGAGGCGCTGTACGACATGTGCGCAAACCGCGAGCTGGTGGCCCTGATCCAGGATATGCGCAGCCGGGCGGTCGCCGCGCCCGCCACGCAATGGATGACGCGCGCCCGCATCGAAAAATCGGTGCGCGAACACTTCGATATCGTCGCCGCAGTCCAGGCGCGCGACGTCAAGCGCCTGCAGAAAATCATTCGCGAGCATGTGATGCAAACCATGCCCTGACTCGGGAAAGTCCGGGTTACGCGGACGGGGCGCGCTCCTCATAATGCCCAAATTTGGCGCCAATATTGTCTAAATTCGAAGCGCCCCAAAGGAGTCTCCCGTGAAGCCCATTCCGCACCTGCGCGCCGCCCTGGCTGCCGCCTTCCTCGCCGCCGCGGGCGTGGCCCATGCCTCGTCCTACGTTATCTCCGAGCCGGCGGATATCCGCTCCACCAATCCGGGAGTCAATCGCGACGACACGACCGACGGCGTGGTCCTGAACATGGTGGAAGGCCTGGTGGGCTACCGCGCCAATGGATCGGTGGGGC encodes:
- a CDS encoding FUSC family protein, with translation MDTEPPAAAPRRSMLSYAVFHLLEPLRRMAVAVRTLGSPYQRYRHARALHGIRVALALLATLALSRGLDLPHSVWASVSLLTVIGGIQHQGNIRRKAMERGMGTLLGAAAGLLLILLDQYGGSPAATIGAMSLIAGLCAYYAIGSGGYIALLTAITMMIVAGEGDDSMTMGLWRTLQVCIGIAVALVFSFALPLNGSYAWRYELALNLRRMQRVIRRLQTDKPLTPEARSAVFADLGKRSIALRGLMPSAAKEMRLSSARMEEIQHHQRAIMASLEVISSARLQEPREVQLALARAFRGDIGQEMRMGLLAIARALRAGDTSVLDTVPARRTPAVANAPATSTGADDPADGGTAGHAGEQAAPVAVLPPAMQGPDWVMRETAAQIDQLRRALLVLPRQRN
- the manD gene encoding D-mannonate dehydratase ManD translates to MKITSARVIVCSPGRNFVTLKIETDAGLTGIGDATLNGRELSVASYLTDHVIPCLIGRDAHQIEDIWQFLYRGAYWRKGPVTMTAIAAVDTALWDIKAKAANLPLYQLLGGKSREGVMVYGHANGRDIEETADEVLRYRDMGYRAIRAQSGVPGLQSVYGVGRGRMFYEPADASLPSEHDWSTEKYLDHTPRLFEKIRDAAGWDVHLLHDVHHRLTPIEAARLGKSLEPYRLFWIEDPTPAENQEAFRLIRQHTVTPLAVGEIFNTVWDCKDLIQNQLIDYIRATVVHAGGITHLRRIADLAALYQVRTGCHGATDLSPVCMGAALHFDIAIPNFGVQEYMRHTEETDAVFPHAYRFEDGMMVPGDVPGHGVDIDEKLAGKYPYQRAYLPVNRLAHDGTLWNW
- a CDS encoding hydrolase — translated: MPQDSSTADSASLARALYDLGPGIIYASRSDPRFSYCTYVPPHIGQARRPMQLVVIVHGTGRAFVEYRDAFAEFARWNDCVVLCPLFPAGVLGDGNRDGFKHLREGDIRYDDVLLDMVDEVAGKFGCDFSRFMLFGYSGGGQFVNRFAVLHPERLRAVSIGAPGSVTLLDADKDWWVGTRDMAARFGKSLDLDALRRVAVHMVVGKADLETWEITHPPGGKYYMPGCNDAGRTRPERLATLRRSFETAGVAVEMDVVDNVPHDGLKVVGIVQDFFAKVLRQDRGES
- a CDS encoding Ldh family oxidoreductase, with protein sequence MRHCNADALIEWGTACLRAHDVTDDDARLVARSLVQTSLWGIDSHGIARLPHYLNRLAHGSILARPAIVVSRSGPATAQVQGGQGLGIVVSYRANRLAMEIAAECGVGAVGVSDSSHCGAIGLYTREPARAGMIGIGFTHSDSIAAPFGGHVPFLGTNPISIAFPRAGGEPVCLDMATTSIPWNRVMNARREDAELPEGVALDEQGLDARDPHAARALRPLGGPSYGHKGYALALMIELLCGPLNGNPHGPHISPMYEKLELPRRLGAFFIVIDPARFPGGATLAATIEHMARELAEQPGQPRMPGDPELDAAVHRAAQGIPIEPGLWSEMSAWSERLRVPLPAARDTR
- a CDS encoding ABC transporter ATP-binding protein; its protein translation is MSGAPQSLVSVQGLTLAVGHGGREIVRDVSFDIAPGEMVGIVGESGSGKTQAARAILGLTPPPLVRVGGRILVEGTDITRATPAVLRRLRGARIGMVFQEPMTSLNPSMTIGRQLEEGLALHRRDLGAGERRKRILDMLARVGLRDPEGALTAWPHEFSGGMRQRMMLASVMLLAPALLVADEPTTALDAVVQRDVLELMVGLTREHGTAVLMISHDLPMVARYTERVIVMSQGEVVESGATADLLARPRHPYTRKLLQAMPRRMPARLPTREAPVVEVRQLVVDYAGRRRMFSRTASKRALHGISLAVHPREVVAVVGGSGSGKTTLGRAIAGLVTPAEGQILFRGQPVARSHAAWNDYRLNCQMVFQDPYSSLDPRMTVAQLVGEALRLVPGLAAADKERRVREVLDEVGLSAEHGARYPHELSGGQRQRVAIARAVVRRPSFVIADEPVSALDVTVRAQILDLFAELQRKHGFSCLFISHDLGVVEQVADRVIVMQEGNIVEQGTRDQIFDAPREDYTRRLLAAIPMLVSTESGGVRLKWRFAETPEATAAA
- a CDS encoding YihY/virulence factor BrkB family protein, producing the protein MSYLSRLRTTPSVLVRLIVASGQQWSEHRASSKGAALALYTIFSLAPMLILVIAVAGAFFGEQAVRSELVGQLRDLMGDRGAEVIQIVLASAHESGSGLVATVMSIGVLIFSATTAFAELKQSLDELWEVRGQGRSGVHGMVRSRLLSFGLVLVLALFLLISLTVNAALSAAHDYYGELWTNSAFAMVAEVLSGVFSFAVVAALFAVIYKLLPNAVIPWKHVVPGAIVTAALFLLGKWGIGLYLGRGAVASAYGAAGSVVALLLWIYYSAQIFFFGAVFTRQYALYMSREEKTEQPAP
- a CDS encoding ABC transporter permease codes for the protein MLRFALTRIVMTLPTLLIVAVAVFVMIRLIPGDPAQLMLGDLADPASLADLRARLGLDQTWPVQFGIWFRNMLHGDLGVSITTGQQVLGLVWDRFLVSAQVVLAAVLLASVVAVPAGMIAAWKQNALPDVMLVGGATLLVSIPTFWGGLLLLLFFGVKLQWLPVVGYVSVASDWRAGLLYLAMPVLTLFLHEIGVIMRMARASTLEVLRLDYITHARAKGLSERTVLMRHAFKNAFGPTWTLIGLVLGNLLGGIAVVETVFTIPGLGRLLVDSIFGRDYPVIQGCLLFVAVIYVVVNLVVDLCYPIFDPRVTVE
- a CDS encoding ABC transporter permease, giving the protein MKKRMAANALVGGILVGAIVVAAIVGVAWTPHDPLKINFLARLRAPGGAFLLGTDEFGRDELSRLMAGASASVWISLLTVTFALFAGTCVGVLTGFVRGWTDRIVMAFNNALLAFPGLLLALGLLAVVGANKYGIILALGLAYTPSVARIVRGTVLSLREKEFIEASRVLGNSELYTMGRHVLPNCVAPLTVLATSMFGWVVLAESALSFLGLGVPPPAPTWGNMLSAARPFLSQAPYLSILPGLCIALTLLGINLLGDAVRDRLDPRMRGMQ
- a CDS encoding GntR family transcriptional regulator; its protein translation is MPKTAASTGPTSLADQLARDIQSGVFGTGAWLKQIDLQERYGAKRLDVRRALDHLTQKRVIEHVPNRGYHVHAIDEARQNHIRDIRALLEVGAAADLMPQVTDAKVAQLRAMAERFEQLVLTGTLLQQYEVNLQFHEALYDMCANRELVALIQDMRSRAVAAPATQWMTRARIEKSVREHFDIVAAVQARDVKRLQKIIREHVMQTMP
- a CDS encoding UxaA family hydrolase, whose protein sequence is MNAIDNPVIRIHAADNVVIARRQLLGGTRLPAEGVTVVGLVPPGHKIAVRDIPAGSPVRRYNQIIGIARNDIAAGQHVHTHNLEFSDFQRDYAVGRDAHATPYVDTPATFEGIVRADGRVATRNYIGVLTSVNCSATVARAIADHFRRDINPGALADYPNVDGVVALTHGAGCATSSEGEPLKVLRRTLGGYARHPNFAGLMMVGLGCETNQIGGLMEQEGLHESRQLQTFNIQDTGGTRKTVARGIELVEWMLEEANRVRRTPVPASHITVGLQCGGSDGYSGISANPALGAAVDLLVRHGGTAILSETPEIYGGEHLLTRRAVSPAVADKLLARLRWWEDYCRRNDAEMDNNPSAGNKAGGLTTILEKSLGAIAKSGTTNLVDVYEYAEPVTARGLVFMDTPGYDPVSATGQVAGGANLICFTTGRGSAYGCAPAPSLKLSTNTALWERQEDDIDIDCGAIVEGRATVEEMGERIFRLMLATASGRITKSEAHGYGQNEFVPWQLGAVM